One segment of Niveibacterium microcysteis DNA contains the following:
- a CDS encoding branched-chain amino acid transaminase, protein MKLSERDGWIWLDGEWLRWRDATVHLGTHTLHYGLGCFEGIRCYAGADGAAIFRLDEHLARLEGSARLLGIEIPFSRAALHEACVEAMRRNGLTEGYLRPLVFLGDERLGMDPAGLSVRVGVMAMPWGRYLGADALTHGVRVKVSTWARQHPNAYPCRAKAIGGYTTAILAAREARADGYDEAVLLDTEGFVAEGPGENVFIVRGGEILEPEVTVALDGITRRTLHALAADLGYPVRAARLTRDDLVLADELFFCGTAVEVTPIVEVDRRRVGDGTPGPITRALQSRYFACVKGEVPAHADWLTPIR, encoded by the coding sequence ATGAAACTGTCGGAACGTGATGGCTGGATCTGGCTGGATGGTGAATGGCTACGCTGGCGCGACGCAACGGTGCACCTGGGCACCCACACCTTGCATTACGGACTGGGCTGCTTTGAAGGCATCCGCTGCTATGCAGGTGCCGATGGCGCGGCGATCTTCCGCCTTGACGAGCATCTGGCACGCCTCGAAGGCTCCGCCCGCCTGCTCGGCATCGAAATCCCGTTCAGCCGCGCAGCACTGCACGAAGCCTGCGTTGAAGCAATGCGCCGCAACGGCCTCACTGAAGGCTATTTGCGCCCGTTGGTGTTCCTTGGCGATGAGCGCCTCGGCATGGACCCCGCCGGCTTGTCGGTGCGCGTTGGCGTGATGGCGATGCCCTGGGGCCGCTACCTCGGCGCCGATGCGCTGACGCACGGGGTGCGGGTGAAGGTGTCGACCTGGGCACGGCAGCACCCCAACGCCTACCCGTGCCGCGCCAAGGCGATCGGCGGCTACACCACGGCGATCCTGGCGGCGCGGGAAGCGCGTGCGGATGGCTACGATGAAGCGGTGCTGCTGGATACCGAAGGCTTTGTCGCCGAAGGGCCGGGCGAGAATGTCTTCATCGTGCGCGGTGGCGAAATCCTGGAACCGGAGGTGACCGTCGCGCTCGACGGCATCACCCGCCGCACGCTGCATGCGCTGGCGGCTGACCTGGGCTACCCGGTGCGCGCTGCGCGCCTGACGCGCGACGACCTCGTGCTGGCAGACGAACTCTTCTTCTGCGGCACCGCGGTCGAAGTGACGCCGATCGTTGAAGTGGATCGCCGCCGTGTCGGCGATGGCACGCCGGGCCCGATCACGCGTGCGCTGCAGTCGCGCTACTTCGCCTGCGTGAAGGGTGAAGTGCCGGCACACGCCGACTGGCTGACGCCGATCAGATGA
- a CDS encoding sensor domain-containing protein → MNDASPLVPPNTVPADMYATLFDNLINGLAYCRAEYEGDTAVDFIYLLVNEAFCRQTGLPDVTGRRASEAIPGITQTDRALIERYGRVARGGAAERFEHYVEALKMWFSISVFSPAPDHFIAVFDVITERKNAELALRQSERRLARVIEGSDQGFWEWNLQTGEFSVSPRFETMLGYAPGEMKLDPANWPAYVDPDDLRLAHESIRRHTEGAIPAHEVELRMLTKSGAWHWVLTCGRVVERDAAGNPTMMSGTHTDIHQKKQAELALRQAAAVYENTQEGVLITDADGHIVSVNRAFTAMTGYTLDEVLGMTASILKSGRHDAVFFAAMWAEIAATGRWQGELWNRRKNGEIYPQLTSISAVRDGRGHVSRYVGVLTDISAIKASEERLEFLAHHDPLTNLPNRLTLFSRIERAMKVAKREGHSTALLMLDLDRFKDVNDSFGHLVGDSLLQRVAEGLRCRLREVDTLSRLGGDEFTILLEKLHRPDDASRVAEDILDTLRTPWTLPGGSQLRVSASIGIAHYPGSAVSPEELLQQADAAMYRAKREGRGRYHYFSQDLTHAARARLELESALRSAIENGELRAYFQPQIDIRSGHLVGAEALVRWHKNGDRVIAPDAFIPLAEETGLIVPLGEWMLREACHQASSWPARRGNPLGVAVNVAAAQIRRADFADMVLGILAGSGLPPERLELELTESSLQGEEDAGLAQLARLRDAGVRIAIDDFGTGYSSLAYLKRLPLDVLKIDRSFVEHVVNRRDDREIVTAIVQIGRTLGFKVIAEGVETQAQLDILDGLACDLYQGYLCSKPLPAEDFMAFAKHGTALGNRSPQ, encoded by the coding sequence ATGAACGACGCAAGCCCGCTGGTCCCCCCTAACACCGTTCCAGCGGATATGTACGCGACGCTGTTCGACAACCTGATCAACGGGCTGGCGTACTGCCGAGCGGAATACGAAGGCGACACCGCGGTCGATTTCATCTACCTGCTGGTGAATGAGGCGTTCTGCCGGCAAACCGGGCTGCCCGATGTAACCGGCCGACGTGCATCCGAAGCGATACCCGGCATCACGCAAACCGACCGCGCACTGATCGAACGCTACGGCCGCGTTGCGCGGGGGGGCGCTGCGGAACGCTTCGAGCATTACGTCGAAGCGCTGAAGATGTGGTTCTCGATCTCGGTGTTCAGCCCGGCGCCGGATCATTTCATTGCGGTATTCGACGTCATCACCGAACGCAAGAACGCCGAACTGGCGTTGCGCCAGAGCGAGCGTCGCCTGGCACGCGTCATTGAAGGTTCGGATCAGGGCTTCTGGGAGTGGAATCTGCAGACCGGGGAGTTCTCGGTTTCACCGCGCTTCGAAACCATGCTGGGCTACGCACCCGGCGAGATGAAGCTCGATCCGGCGAACTGGCCCGCCTATGTTGATCCGGACGATCTGCGACTGGCGCACGAATCGATCCGCCGGCACACCGAAGGCGCGATTCCGGCACACGAAGTCGAACTCCGAATGCTCACGAAGTCGGGCGCGTGGCATTGGGTGCTGACCTGCGGTCGGGTGGTGGAGCGCGACGCCGCGGGCAACCCGACGATGATGTCGGGCACGCATACCGATATCCACCAGAAGAAGCAGGCCGAACTGGCGTTGCGGCAAGCCGCCGCGGTGTATGAGAACACCCAGGAAGGCGTGCTGATCACCGATGCCGACGGCCATATCGTGTCGGTCAACCGCGCCTTCACCGCGATGACCGGCTACACGCTCGACGAAGTGCTCGGCATGACCGCATCGATACTGAAGTCCGGGCGTCACGATGCGGTCTTCTTTGCCGCGATGTGGGCCGAGATAGCGGCGACCGGCCGCTGGCAGGGCGAGCTGTGGAACCGGCGCAAGAACGGCGAGATCTATCCGCAGCTGACCAGCATCAGTGCGGTGCGCGACGGGCGTGGCCATGTGTCGCGCTACGTCGGCGTGCTGACCGACATCTCGGCGATCAAGGCCTCGGAGGAGCGGCTGGAGTTTCTCGCCCACCACGATCCACTGACCAACCTGCCCAACCGGCTGACGCTGTTCTCGCGCATCGAACGCGCGATGAAGGTGGCCAAGCGCGAGGGGCATTCGACCGCGCTGTTGATGCTCGATCTCGACCGCTTCAAGGACGTGAATGACAGCTTCGGGCATCTCGTGGGCGACAGTCTGCTGCAACGCGTGGCGGAAGGCCTGCGCTGCCGGCTGCGCGAAGTCGATACGCTGAGCCGGCTGGGCGGCGACGAGTTCACGATCCTGCTCGAAAAGCTGCACCGCCCGGACGATGCATCCCGGGTGGCGGAAGACATCCTCGACACACTGCGAACCCCTTGGACACTGCCAGGCGGATCACAGCTACGTGTATCGGCAAGCATTGGCATTGCCCACTACCCCGGCTCCGCCGTTTCGCCCGAAGAACTGCTGCAGCAGGCCGATGCCGCGATGTACCGCGCCAAGCGCGAGGGCCGCGGCCGCTACCACTATTTTTCGCAAGATCTCACGCACGCCGCGCGTGCCCGCCTTGAATTGGAAAGTGCCCTGCGCAGCGCTATCGAAAACGGCGAACTGCGCGCCTACTTCCAGCCGCAGATCGACATCCGGAGCGGCCACCTTGTCGGCGCAGAAGCGCTGGTGCGCTGGCACAAGAATGGCGACCGGGTAATCGCGCCGGACGCCTTCATCCCGCTCGCCGAAGAGACCGGGCTGATCGTGCCGCTGGGCGAATGGATGCTGCGGGAAGCCTGCCATCAGGCCAGCAGTTGGCCAGCGCGCCGCGGCAACCCGCTGGGGGTGGCGGTGAACGTGGCGGCAGCACAGATCCGCCGCGCCGATTTCGCCGATATGGTGCTGGGCATCCTGGCTGGCAGCGGCCTGCCGCCCGAACGCCTGGAGCTCGAACTGACCGAATCCTCGTTGCAGGGGGAGGAAGATGCGGGCCTCGCACAACTCGCGCGCCTGCGCGACGCCGGTGTGCGCATCGCGATCGACGATTTCGGCACTGGCTACTCGTCGCTCGCCTACCTGAAACGCTTGCCGCTGGATGTGCTGAAGATCGACCGCAGCTTCGTCGAACATGTGGTCAACCGGCGCGACGATCGCGAGATCGTGACCGCCATCGTGCAGATCGGCCGCACACTCGGGTTCAAGGTCATCGCCGAGGGCGTCGAAACGCAGGCGCAGCTCGACATCCTCGATGGTCTCGCCTGCGACCTGTACCAGGGCTACCTCTGCAGCAAGCCTCTGCCGGCCGAAGATTTCATGGCCTTCGCCAAGCACGGCACCGCGCTCGGTAACCGCAGCCCGCAGTAA